In one Fundulus heteroclitus isolate FHET01 chromosome 3, MU-UCD_Fhet_4.1, whole genome shotgun sequence genomic region, the following are encoded:
- the LOC118557687 gene encoding sialic acid-binding Ig-like lectin 9 — translation MNRLLIFLLIASLLQDPQLTETNPVTGDLTKKNCTTTFSNMQPRHSNVYNFRLECNNDLKYTYDNLRVNIDVIDNFPSPTLTPSTLRVKEGDSVSLTCSAPAPCVPHPPTLIWTHTLGHTQETLQEDWDKTLVKTSVLSFTASHLHHRQTISCSAVYKKQDGSSDASLTTSVMPDVLFPSKILPSSNCTKTTSQVNCSCETMGNPSPTTLWHLNGRPVNQSSQVVVTNESLNSSYLRSIITVNEPHGRDLSTLLCFSYNSWGSASKRFCVSCLESSREDQGQIPKSVFIATVTALLLIVCALLFVVWFQKTHYKPTTITGDSGTVAPRQHLMKEINEVPNPNEDAIYANSAELGHVVNPQPSNPNEVNCTSYMTTDNAGETSKSLEKKDEDVVYTSVNWSKKRKSKKGENDVNMNPSGDSYLEEEKFERGGMLFVNSAMEMGSLYAEVKIRPGRKEIIE, via the exons ATGAACAGACTTCTGATTTTTCTTCTCATCGCCTCTTTACTGCAAG ATCCACAACTAACTGAGACAAATCCAGTAACAGGAGacttaacaaagaaaaactgcacCACAACATTCAGCAACATGCAGCCTCGTCACAGCAATGTTTATAACTTCAGACTGGAATGTAACAATGATCTGAAGTATACTTATGATAATCTACGTGTAAACATTGATGTCATAG ATAATTTTCCCTCACCAACTCTGACTCCGTCCACACTGAGGGTGAAGGAGGGAGACTCAGTGAGTCTGACCTGCTCTGCTCCAGCTCCCTGTGTGCCTCATCCTCCAACTCTGATATGGACCCACACACTGGGGCACACTCAGGAGACATTACAGGAGGATTGGGACAAAACTCTGGTTAAGACCTCTGTTCTGAGCTTCACTGCTTCTCACCTCCATCATAGACAGACAATCTCCTGCTCTGCTGTCTACAAGAAACAAGATGGCAGTTCTGATGCATCTCTTACCACGAGTGTAATGCCAGATGTTTTGT TCCCTTCAAAGATCCTGCCCTCATCTAACTGCACTAAAACCACAAGTCAGGTCAACTGTTCCTGTGAAACGATGGGAAACCCGTCTCCAACGACACTTTGGCATCTGAATGGCCGACCTGTTAATCAATCTAGCCAGGTGGTGGTCACAAATGAGTCTCTAAATAGCTCATATCTGAGGAGCATCATTACAGTGAATGAACCACATGGCAGGGATCTGTCCACCTTGCTCTGCTTCAGCTACAACTCTTGGGGATCAGCCAGTAAAAGGTTTTGTGTCAGCTGCCTTGAGAGCTCAAGAGAAGATCAAG GTCAGATCCCAAAGTCTGTCTTCATTGCCACAGTTACTGCTCTTCTACTCATAGTATGTGCCTTGCTGTTTGTTGTCTG GTTTCAGAAGACTCACTATAAACCCACAACGATCACAGGTGATTCTGGGACAGTTGCTCCACGTCAACATTTGATGAAAGAGATAAATGAG GTACCAAACCCAAATGAAGATGCAATTTATGCCAACTCAGCGGAACTTGGTCACGTAGTGAACCCCCAACCTTCAAATCCAAATGAAGTTAACTGCACCAGCTATATGACCActgacaatgcaggagaaaccAGTAAAAGCTTGGAAAAGAAAGACGAAGATGTGGTTTACACCAGTGTGAACTGgtcaaagaagagaaaatcaaAGAAGGGAGAGAATGACGTGAACATGAATCCTTCTGGTGACTCCTATTTGGAGGAGGAGAAGTTTGAGAGGGGGGGCATGCTTTTTGTGAACTCTGCGATGGAAATGGGAAGTCTGTATGCAGAAGTTAAGATTAGACCTGGAAGAAAGGAAATCATAGAGTGA